From Streptomyces sp. 6-11-2, one genomic window encodes:
- a CDS encoding PD-(D/E)XK nuclease family protein — translation MAESLYATKVFPVVSKIVAPNRPTPGNSCGRCKIAGCCTSLERLDGFLGQSRKGLATRTVSARDLEVYEKCPAQWYLSSNNLPSESSVAPSSERGRVIHEWLARAHMGSQTCDPSDLDAIDGNFPPGLDERDYLDSREYVTQHAAVCPIGEGVQVIGSEVSVYGYDAQADAIVVSKPDLLYVDPDGIFVIRETKTTTLSLPGDAQEAFDRFFAVPWLLNLIGSGYRGPCRSDKARLELEVLAPEDSRVFSWDLGDSRLLRMAKAEVRLRAKKWHRDTTWNSTPGEQCRWCPVRGWCPDATADEADDDQLRIP, via the coding sequence ATGGCGGAGTCGCTGTATGCGACTAAAGTGTTTCCGGTAGTCAGTAAGATCGTCGCGCCGAATAGGCCAACACCTGGAAACAGCTGCGGACGATGCAAGATCGCAGGCTGCTGCACTTCCTTGGAAAGGCTTGACGGGTTTCTTGGGCAGTCTCGTAAAGGGCTCGCTACGCGAACGGTTAGTGCACGTGACCTCGAGGTCTACGAAAAATGTCCCGCCCAGTGGTACCTGAGTTCAAACAACTTGCCCTCAGAATCGAGCGTGGCCCCCTCCTCGGAGCGGGGTAGAGTTATTCATGAATGGCTGGCTCGGGCCCATATGGGCAGCCAGACGTGTGATCCGAGTGATCTCGACGCAATTGATGGGAATTTTCCCCCAGGTCTCGACGAGAGGGATTACCTGGACTCACGGGAATACGTTACGCAGCACGCTGCTGTATGTCCAATAGGTGAAGGGGTGCAAGTGATTGGAAGTGAGGTATCGGTATACGGGTATGATGCGCAAGCGGATGCCATAGTCGTCAGCAAACCTGACTTGCTGTATGTGGATCCTGATGGCATTTTCGTGATCAGAGAGACGAAGACCACCACCTTGAGCCTGCCAGGGGATGCGCAGGAGGCGTTTGATAGGTTCTTCGCGGTACCTTGGCTTTTGAATTTGATTGGTAGCGGATACCGGGGCCCCTGCAGGAGTGACAAGGCGCGGCTTGAGCTGGAAGTTCTGGCCCCGGAGGATAGTCGAGTGTTTTCCTGGGATCTTGGCGATTCTCGTCTACTGCGCATGGCGAAAGCCGAAGTGCGCCTGCGCGCCAAGAAGTGGCATCGGGATACGACCTGGAACAGCACTCCGGGCGAGCAATGCCGATGGTGTCCCGTCCGTGGTTGGTGTCCCGATGCGACCGCGGACGAGGCCGATGATGACCAGTTGCGCATCCCGTGA
- a CDS encoding ImmA/IrrE family metallo-endopeptidase, whose product MAATSTREERFRHTLNTLVTREGVAPETLLDLLGSKESYKALTSGSRLPSAYEATLLSAFFRVAPGLLLQGDEPSMGVSLRLGTVEGIHDVSDVVSHATQLLATDRLTREWGFTQPIIDVASFAPSKVWHDRYAGERTAARLRAYLDFSETEPVEDLTGLVESLGVPVEYRKLPDQVHGISIPEKWGNRVSWVVIINSNDVWSRQRFTLAHELCHVLQNDPGQVIVDRATMQDLRPERIANSFARNFLLPEEALLSRLEQHGQIFTEDQAAALVADIILTYGVSRDATMIALPEVAADEVDASLMTFCQTVQVGELMRISGNSDVWDELNSTRGQNFPSERLSQQVLDAYAEQLVSLQSVADVIADGSVEDARSQLSKAGWNINSASDRG is encoded by the coding sequence ATGGCAGCAACCAGCACGCGTGAAGAGCGTTTCAGGCACACCCTAAATACGCTAGTCACGCGTGAAGGCGTAGCACCGGAAACACTGCTTGACCTGCTGGGATCAAAGGAATCGTACAAGGCGCTGACTTCCGGCTCCCGCCTGCCTTCCGCATACGAAGCGACCTTGTTGAGCGCTTTCTTCCGAGTGGCGCCGGGTTTGCTACTCCAAGGCGACGAGCCGTCAATGGGAGTGAGTCTACGGCTTGGAACTGTCGAGGGAATTCACGACGTAAGTGATGTCGTTTCTCATGCCACTCAATTGCTAGCTACGGATCGCCTAACACGCGAGTGGGGTTTCACTCAGCCGATCATAGATGTAGCAAGCTTCGCTCCATCTAAAGTCTGGCATGACCGCTACGCCGGCGAGAGAACTGCTGCTCGACTGAGGGCATATCTAGACTTCAGTGAGACTGAGCCAGTAGAAGATCTAACAGGGCTAGTTGAAAGCCTCGGCGTCCCAGTCGAGTACAGGAAACTACCAGACCAGGTCCACGGGATCTCGATCCCAGAGAAATGGGGAAACCGCGTTTCCTGGGTCGTAATAATCAACTCAAACGATGTTTGGTCGCGACAGCGCTTCACTCTGGCCCATGAACTTTGCCATGTCCTGCAGAATGACCCAGGCCAGGTGATCGTCGACCGCGCAACAATGCAGGATTTGCGCCCCGAAAGAATCGCGAACTCCTTTGCGCGGAACTTCTTGCTGCCGGAAGAAGCACTCCTTAGCAGACTGGAGCAGCATGGGCAGATTTTCACCGAGGATCAAGCTGCGGCACTAGTAGCAGACATCATTTTGACTTACGGGGTAAGTCGTGATGCCACGATGATTGCACTGCCTGAAGTCGCCGCAGATGAAGTTGACGCGTCACTCATGACATTCTGCCAGACAGTCCAAGTTGGCGAACTGATGCGAATTTCAGGCAATTCCGACGTGTGGGATGAGTTGAATTCGACACGAGGGCAAAACTTCCCCTCCGAACGGCTGTCCCAACAAGTTCTCGACGCTTACGCTGAGCAACTGGTGAGTCTGCAATCTGTGGCAGACGTAATTGCCGACGGCTCTGTCGAGGATGCTCGCTCGCAATTGAGCAAAGCCGGGTGGAACATAAATTCAGCGAGTGATCGCGGATAG
- a CDS encoding DUF6193 family natural product biosynthesis protein, whose protein sequence is MTDTVEAAWRKILATAGEHTWPDGSPLLGPFTEMVRMAHAEPQLRQLYPWTGMWELHFSRCTGFRPTWDIPYIGTLSDGRYYVEGPHRNSPRIAETDSAQAAVAMVIERLPPGCGPAFVGTAEELAAYERKTGPE, encoded by the coding sequence ATGACCGACACCGTCGAAGCCGCCTGGCGCAAGATCCTGGCAACCGCCGGCGAGCACACCTGGCCGGATGGCTCGCCGCTCCTGGGGCCGTTTACCGAGATGGTGCGGATGGCCCATGCCGAGCCGCAGCTGCGTCAGCTCTACCCGTGGACGGGCATGTGGGAGCTGCACTTCAGCAGATGCACGGGGTTCCGTCCCACCTGGGACATCCCCTACATCGGCACCCTGAGCGACGGCCGGTACTACGTCGAGGGACCGCATCGCAACAGCCCGCGGATCGCTGAAACGGACAGCGCACAGGCCGCCGTAGCCATGGTCATCGAGCGACTGCCACCAGGCTGCGGCCCAGCCTTTGTGGGCACTGCCGAGGAACTGGCGGCTTACGAGAGGAAGACGGGACCCGAGTAG
- a CDS encoding tetratricopeptide repeat protein, translated as MLEATLAQYERVLGDTHPNTLISRNNLAGAYYAAGIWSGPSPA; from the coding sequence CTGCTTGAGGCCACCCTCGCCCAGTACGAGCGGGTCTTGGGCGACACCCACCCCAACACCCTGATCAGCCGCAACAACCTCGCCGGCGCCTACTACGCGGCGGGGATCTGGAGCGGGCCATCCCCTGCTTGA
- a CDS encoding tetratricopeptide repeat protein: MGDTHPDTLISRNNLASAYESAGDLERAIPCTRPPSPSVSGCWATPTPTP, from the coding sequence TTGGGCGACACCCACCCCGACACCCTGATCAGCCGCAACAACCTCGCCAGCGCGTACGAGTCGGCGGGGGATCTGGAGCGGGCCATCCCCTGCACGAGGCCACCCTCGCCCAGTGTGAGCGGGTGCTGGGCGACACCCACCCCGACACCCTGA
- a CDS encoding tetratricopeptide repeat protein, protein MTTDDATPRQHIEAAGQRSIAADQITNAYTGDVLPAEALYAAEKVTAAPGLSNLPPAGLCLGREEELAWLRRTLTGGGEGAITQGGTLHGLGGIGKSTLALHYAHRHRAGYALIWWINAASPDEIETSLTALTHALVPGWAATAGRGAQVAWAMQWLAWHKGWLLVYDNVDNPDEITAYTGALHQGHHLATSRRATGWPDSAPTLALGTLDPDDANALLCRLVFKDTTPTARQQADARALVTDLGYLPLAVKQAGAYLIRNRGIQLDNYRRRLGAKLDRTAPGIDPERTIARIWNVTLRALEQSDPLAVEVLYTAAWLAPNNIPHTLLTSPGTDPDDTAEAIGTLVDYSMVTDTGTTISVHRLVQAVLRTPHNPDKTAPPWHLAGRERAEQAVLHHLVPPRGQDNATEDQWDTLTPHLVALAATTPSEHHNEPLTDAYDTAAHRLHQQGHTARTIPLYEATLAQRERVLGDTHPDTLNSRNNLASAYESAGDLERAIPLHEATLAQRERVLGDTHPDTLISRNNLASAYESAGDLERAIPLYEATLAQYERVLGGTHPDTLISRNNLASAYESAGDLERAIPLYEATLAQRERVLGDTHPNTLISRNNLAYAYRVAGDLERAIPCTRPPSPNVSGSWATPTPTP, encoded by the coding sequence ATGACCACGGACGACGCCACGCCCCGGCAGCACATCGAGGCCGCCGGACAGCGGTCGATCGCGGCCGACCAGATCACGAACGCCTACACCGGGGATGTCCTGCCCGCCGAAGCGTTGTATGCCGCCGAGAAGGTCACGGCGGCCCCCGGCCTTTCTAATCTCCCCCCGGCCGGTCTTTGCCTGGGCCGTGAGGAGGAACTGGCGTGGCTGCGCCGTACCTTGACCGGGGGAGGGGAGGGTGCGATCACCCAGGGCGGGACCTTGCACGGGCTGGGCGGGATCGGCAAGAGCACCCTCGCCCTGCACTACGCCCACCGCCACCGTGCTGGCTACGCCCTGATCTGGTGGATCAACGCCGCGTCCCCGGACGAAATCGAGACCTCCCTCACCGCCCTCACACACGCCCTGGTTCCCGGCTGGGCAGCCACGGCAGGACGTGGCGCGCAGGTGGCCTGGGCGATGCAGTGGCTGGCCTGGCACAAGGGCTGGCTGCTGGTTTACGACAACGTCGACAACCCCGACGAAATCACCGCCTACACCGGCGCACTGCACCAGGGACATCACCTGGCCACCAGCCGCCGCGCCACCGGCTGGCCCGACAGCGCCCCCACCCTTGCCTTGGGCACCCTCGACCCCGACGACGCCAACGCCCTGCTGTGCCGACTCGTGTTCAAGGACACCACTCCCACAGCCCGGCAGCAGGCCGATGCCCGCGCCCTGGTCACCGACCTGGGGTACCTCCCGCTGGCGGTCAAACAGGCTGGCGCCTACCTGATCCGCAACCGCGGCATCCAGCTTGACAACTACCGCCGCCGCCTGGGCGCCAAACTCGACAGGACCGCCCCCGGCATCGACCCCGAACGCACCATCGCCCGCATATGGAACGTCACTCTCCGCGCACTGGAACAGTCTGATCCGCTGGCCGTGGAGGTGCTGTACACCGCCGCCTGGCTCGCCCCCAACAACATCCCCCACACCCTGCTCACCTCGCCCGGCACCGACCCCGACGACACCGCCGAAGCCATCGGCACCCTGGTCGACTACAGCATGGTCACCGATACCGGCACCACCATCAGCGTCCACCGCCTGGTCCAAGCCGTCCTGCGCACCCCCCACAACCCCGACAAGACCGCGCCACCCTGGCACCTGGCAGGACGGGAACGCGCCGAACAAGCCGTCCTGCATCACCTCGTCCCACCACGAGGCCAGGACAACGCCACCGAAGACCAGTGGGACACCCTCACACCCCACCTGGTCGCCCTCGCCGCCACCACCCCCTCAGAGCACCACAACGAACCGCTCACCGATGCATACGACACCGCCGCCCACCGTCTCCACCAGCAAGGCCACACCGCCCGCACCATCCCCCTGTACGAGGCCACTCTCGCCCAACGTGAGCGGGTGCTGGGCGACACCCACCCCGACACCCTGAATAGCCGCAACAACCTCGCCAGCGCGTACGAGTCGGCGGGGGATCTGGAGCGGGCCATCCCCCTGCACGAGGCCACCCTCGCCCAACGTGAGCGGGTGCTGGGCGACACCCACCCCGACACCCTGATCAGCCGCAACAACCTCGCCAGCGCGTACGAGTCGGCGGGGGATCTGGAGCGGGCCATCCCCCTGTACGAGGCCACCCTCGCCCAGTACGAGCGGGTGCTGGGCGGCACCCACCCCGACACCCTGATCAGCCGCAACAACCTCGCCAGCGCGTACGAGTCGGCGGGGGATCTGGAGCGGGCCATCCCCCTGTACGAGGCCACCCTCGCCCAACGTGAGCGGGTCTTGGGCGACACCCACCCCAACACCCTGATCAGCCGCAACAACCTCGCCTACGCCTACCGGGTGGCGGGGGATCTGGAGCGGGCCATCCCCTGTACGAGGCCACCCTCGCCCAACGTGAGCGGGTCTTGGGCGACACCCACCCCGACACCCTGA
- a CDS encoding glycosyltransferase family 2 protein produces MTHLVSVITPVHGPAAPYLADAYSSLTQQEMPAGWDWEWLIQEDGETEDVRPHVPEDSRISFGQGRHGRAGMARTMALARARGDLVKVLDADDMLTPGALLRDITVLTAQSGVAWTTSRVLDLLPDGSTVGFEGDPPAGPITQGAVLERWRTHNYRAQVHPATLCARRDVVTALGGWMALPASEDTGLLMALNAVSTGWFTEECGLLYRKWPGQSTAQDAHHHEAERRARMKIIEERAEALGKLSTWSL; encoded by the coding sequence ATGACGCACCTTGTCTCGGTGATCACGCCGGTACACGGACCGGCCGCGCCCTATCTCGCTGACGCCTACTCGTCGCTCACCCAGCAGGAGATGCCCGCCGGTTGGGACTGGGAATGGCTCATCCAAGAGGACGGCGAGACGGAGGATGTACGCCCGCACGTCCCCGAAGACTCCCGCATCAGCTTCGGCCAGGGGCGGCACGGCCGCGCCGGCATGGCCCGCACGATGGCACTTGCCCGCGCCCGCGGCGACCTGGTCAAGGTGCTGGACGCCGACGACATGCTCACCCCTGGGGCACTACTCCGAGACATCACGGTTCTGACCGCGCAGAGCGGAGTCGCCTGGACAACCTCACGCGTCCTCGATCTGCTGCCGGATGGATCAACCGTCGGTTTCGAGGGCGACCCCCCAGCCGGGCCGATCACTCAAGGCGCGGTCCTGGAAAGGTGGCGGACACACAACTACAGGGCACAGGTGCACCCGGCAACCCTGTGCGCACGGCGTGACGTGGTTACCGCGCTTGGCGGTTGGATGGCACTCCCAGCCTCCGAGGACACCGGACTCTTGATGGCCCTGAACGCCGTCAGCACCGGATGGTTCACCGAGGAGTGCGGACTCCTCTACCGGAAGTGGCCCGGTCAGAGCACCGCCCAGGATGCCCACCACCACGAAGCCGAACGGCGCGCCCGCATGAAGATCATCGAGGAACGCGCCGAAGCACTGGGGAAGCTCAGCACATGGAGCCTCTGA
- a CDS encoding GntR family transcriptional regulator, whose protein sequence is MAKRYEKVSEDLRRRVESGEYVPGDRLPAETTLVTKYKVSLPTLRQALSALQAEGLIEKKHGLGNFVRKQRQRAERSNLRHQWEKDRARADLKERSTTGATERDTGLTITQLAFNAQYERIEASEALAAALGVDPGTAVLRRTYRTRSVDEDEPLNVARSYIPYALVEQNPDLLDEGQEPWPGGTMNQLHTVGVEVDRVEEVVTARPPTSDEVEELGLMPGVAVMDVRKTLYDINGRIVEVADVVLPGDRYAVKCVTPLERW, encoded by the coding sequence ATGGCGAAGCGATACGAGAAGGTTTCTGAAGATTTGCGCCGCCGCGTCGAGTCCGGCGAGTACGTCCCTGGAGACCGGCTGCCGGCGGAGACGACCCTTGTCACGAAGTACAAGGTCAGCTTGCCCACACTGCGGCAGGCCCTGAGCGCGCTCCAGGCGGAGGGGCTGATCGAGAAGAAGCACGGTCTCGGCAACTTCGTACGCAAGCAGCGCCAGCGCGCCGAGCGGAGCAACCTCCGCCACCAGTGGGAGAAGGACCGTGCACGCGCCGACCTGAAGGAGCGCAGCACCACCGGCGCAACCGAGCGGGACACCGGCCTCACCATCACCCAATTGGCGTTCAACGCCCAGTACGAGCGCATCGAAGCCTCAGAGGCCCTAGCCGCGGCACTGGGCGTCGATCCGGGCACCGCCGTACTCAGGCGGACGTATCGCACCCGCAGCGTGGACGAGGACGAGCCGCTGAACGTGGCCCGCTCGTACATCCCCTACGCGCTTGTCGAGCAGAACCCTGACCTACTCGACGAGGGCCAGGAGCCGTGGCCCGGCGGCACCATGAACCAGCTGCACACCGTGGGCGTTGAAGTCGACCGGGTCGAGGAGGTCGTGACCGCCCGTCCGCCGACATCTGACGAGGTCGAGGAACTGGGACTCATGCCAGGTGTCGCAGTCATGGACGTCCGAAAAACCCTCTACGACATCAACGGCCGGATCGTGGAGGTGGCGGACGTAGTCCTGCCCGGCGACCGCTACGCCGTGAAGTGCGTAACTCCACTGGAAAGGTGGTGA
- a CDS encoding FtsK/SpoIIIE domain-containing protein, whose translation MTDFMVALVLVVATAGLLRWRRPAWYWLTFGVTLATLRVLLRYGTVMDACGLTVPPARWRLTLARVANRPVPGPRAPRILRVRPTRTGLVLRLKLRPGQDAFDVAASCDRLRHSFVMYGVTSRELRSGVVEVRMTGYDVLKRVQMPARLDTRPMRVPVALREDGSVHYRDYRSIPHALTLGATESGKSVYQRNLVAALASHRVALVGIDCKQGVELFPLARRFSALADNPDTAAELLDALVARMEGVYQLIRAEQRISVDVPDAEIAADIWSLPEELRPVPIVVLVDEVAELALFANKEEEKRRDRIITALVRLAQLGRAAGIYLEICGQRFGSELGKGITMLRAQLTGRTAHRVNDETSANMAFGDIAPDAVLAAIQIPTDTRGVAVTGDSTGGWARIRAPHTSLRQAVNTCNRHADLTPDLPELSPFRPVLPGTPAIPVPLSKTALVAT comes from the coding sequence ATGACCGACTTCATGGTCGCTCTCGTGCTGGTCGTCGCCACCGCGGGTCTCCTGCGGTGGCGACGCCCCGCCTGGTACTGGCTGACCTTCGGGGTCACCCTCGCCACCCTGCGGGTCCTGCTCCGGTACGGCACGGTCATGGACGCCTGCGGCCTGACGGTCCCACCCGCGCGTTGGCGCTTAACCCTGGCCCGGGTTGCCAACCGGCCCGTGCCAGGCCCTCGTGCTCCGCGCATTCTCCGGGTGCGGCCGACCCGGACCGGTCTGGTGCTGCGGCTCAAGCTCCGCCCCGGTCAGGACGCCTTCGACGTCGCTGCCTCCTGTGACCGGCTACGGCACTCGTTCGTCATGTACGGCGTCACCTCGCGTGAGCTGCGCTCGGGCGTGGTCGAGGTCCGTATGACCGGCTACGACGTGCTCAAGCGGGTGCAGATGCCGGCGCGGCTGGACACCCGGCCGATGCGGGTTCCGGTCGCCCTGCGCGAAGACGGCTCGGTCCACTACCGCGACTACCGGTCGATACCCCACGCGCTCACCCTTGGCGCCACGGAGTCAGGCAAGTCCGTCTACCAGCGCAACCTGGTGGCCGCGCTCGCCTCGCACCGGGTCGCCCTGGTCGGCATCGACTGCAAGCAAGGGGTGGAACTGTTCCCCCTGGCCCGGCGGTTCTCGGCGCTCGCCGACAACCCCGATACCGCCGCCGAACTCCTCGATGCGCTCGTGGCCCGGATGGAGGGCGTCTATCAACTCATCCGCGCCGAGCAGCGGATCAGCGTTGACGTGCCGGATGCGGAGATCGCGGCCGATATCTGGAGCCTGCCGGAAGAACTGCGGCCGGTGCCGATCGTGGTCCTGGTCGACGAGGTCGCAGAACTCGCCTTGTTCGCCAACAAGGAAGAGGAGAAGCGCCGGGACCGGATCATCACTGCGCTGGTCCGCCTCGCCCAGCTCGGCCGCGCCGCCGGCATTTACCTGGAGATCTGCGGGCAGCGCTTCGGCTCCGAACTCGGCAAGGGCATCACCATGCTCCGCGCCCAGCTCACCGGCCGCACCGCCCACCGCGTCAACGACGAAACCTCGGCGAACATGGCCTTCGGCGATATCGCCCCGGATGCCGTTCTGGCAGCGATCCAGATCCCCACCGACACCCGGGGCGTCGCCGTCACCGGCGATTCGACCGGCGGATGGGCTCGCATCCGTGCCCCGCACACCTCGCTCCGTCAGGCAGTCAACACCTGCAACCGGCACGCCGACCTGACCCCGGACCTGCCCGAACTCTCCCCGTTCCGGCCCGTGCTTCCCGGCACTCCCGCGATCCCGGTACCGCTGTCCAAGACGGCCCTTGTCGCGACCTGA
- a CDS encoding DUF2637 domain-containing protein, with the protein MAPRPVLRVDAVLVQAVIAGALSFAHLHDLAAAAGQDGWKAWAYPVSVDLLLVAAWRRLRSDGPSRLAWCWFVVALFASLGANVATAGFLDLADPPALLRLGIAGWPALAFLGGTLLVHSAGDRSPVPPAPAAPDPAPGAEPEIEPEPAAVAEPEPAPVTPVADDPAPVLPAVAPASLPALPVPAALVDHARKVAADHQARTGAQIDTDTLRARLGVPAQLADTIAAHLA; encoded by the coding sequence ATGGCCCCCCGCCCCGTCCTCCGGGTCGACGCGGTCCTCGTGCAGGCCGTCATCGCCGGCGCCCTGTCCTTCGCCCACCTGCACGACCTCGCCGCCGCGGCCGGTCAGGACGGCTGGAAAGCCTGGGCCTACCCGGTCAGCGTTGACCTGCTCCTGGTCGCCGCCTGGCGTCGGCTCCGCTCCGACGGGCCGTCCCGGCTGGCCTGGTGCTGGTTCGTGGTCGCGCTGTTCGCCTCCCTCGGCGCGAACGTCGCCACCGCCGGCTTCCTAGACCTGGCCGACCCGCCCGCCCTGCTCCGCCTCGGCATCGCCGGATGGCCCGCCCTCGCCTTCCTCGGCGGCACCCTCCTCGTCCACTCCGCTGGGGACCGGTCACCGGTTCCGCCGGCGCCTGCCGCCCCGGACCCGGCCCCTGGGGCTGAGCCCGAGATCGAGCCGGAACCGGCCGCCGTCGCCGAGCCGGAACCGGCCCCGGTCACCCCGGTCGCCGACGACCCCGCCCCAGTCCTCCCGGCCGTCGCCCCGGCATCACTTCCGGCCCTGCCGGTCCCGGCCGCGCTCGTCGACCACGCCCGGAAGGTCGCAGCCGACCACCAGGCCCGAACCGGTGCCCAGATCGACACCGACACCCTGCGCGCCCGTCTCGGCGTACCGGCCCAGCTCGCCGACACCATCGCCGCCCACCTCGCCTGA
- a CDS encoding mobile element transfer protein, with translation MPSRDFFHSVMRIGPVQIGTHRDRTGQTKHAAVCTNDRCGWSSDYSSQSAAQLAARTHRCRVN, from the coding sequence ATGCCCTCCCGTGACTTCTTCCACTCCGTGATGCGCATCGGCCCGGTGCAGATCGGCACCCACCGCGACCGCACCGGCCAGACCAAGCACGCCGCCGTGTGCACCAACGACCGCTGCGGCTGGTCCTCGGACTACTCCAGCCAGTCCGCCGCGCAGCTCGCCGCCCGTACCCACCGCTGCCGCGTCAACTGA
- a CDS encoding SpdD-like protein, with protein sequence MLRPKLPTMPQPTGIVIPTVVIEPTAVTPAAHIPAAAHVPPPVAFATATPSRLAVQLTPGTALALVGGGTAAVLAVGAVLVSMLLAVAITGASVAVCAVVLRSLIGSSRKHR encoded by the coding sequence ATGCTCCGGCCCAAGCTCCCGACCATGCCGCAGCCGACCGGCATCGTGATACCGACCGTCGTCATCGAGCCGACTGCCGTCACCCCGGCCGCCCACATCCCGGCGGCTGCCCATGTCCCGCCGCCGGTCGCCTTCGCCACGGCGACACCGTCCCGCCTTGCCGTTCAGCTCACGCCCGGCACCGCGCTCGCCCTGGTCGGCGGCGGCACCGCCGCGGTCCTGGCCGTCGGCGCGGTCCTGGTCTCCATGCTCCTGGCCGTGGCCATCACGGGTGCCTCGGTCGCCGTCTGCGCCGTGGTTCTGCGCTCGCTGATCGGCTCGTCGCGCAAGCACCGCTGA
- the repSA gene encoding replication initiator protein RepSA, producing MTDIATFADLDPITLGDILRVAGSPGFDRWEDQVRRTGGCADPIHLRGWVLHKDKTTGETLHHYSTEVEPTGRLRVACGNRRASRCPSCAWTYAGDTYHLIRAGLAGDDRRDIPATVRDHPRVFATLTAPSFGAVHNRPDRGVCRCGTRHPAEDPALGTALDPSTYDYAGAVLFNNHAGQLWQRFTNRLRREVAARAGITQRELKECARLSYGKVAEFQKRGAVHFHAVIRLDGPEGPETPPPAWATVNLLTGAIRAAAAHSYTSVSVPAADEEPARTFRWGTQLDVRPIKAFGDGSEITEQAVASYVAKYATKAAENTGTLDRRIGELAELDRHQVPDHTRRLIKACKELDPLYPDRRLWAWAHMLGFRGHFSSKSRRYSTTLGALRQARADYRAAQEHAALGLDDTEPDTVLVLADWQYAGHGHTPGESALAATIARDLQLNRETAREALLGEGSTT from the coding sequence GTGACCGACATCGCGACCTTCGCGGACCTGGACCCCATCACTCTCGGGGACATCCTCAGGGTGGCGGGGTCCCCCGGCTTCGACCGCTGGGAAGACCAGGTTCGCCGTACCGGCGGCTGCGCCGACCCGATCCACCTCCGCGGCTGGGTGCTCCACAAGGACAAGACCACCGGCGAGACCCTGCACCACTACTCCACCGAGGTTGAGCCGACCGGACGGCTCCGCGTCGCCTGCGGCAACCGCCGCGCCTCCCGCTGTCCGTCCTGCGCTTGGACGTACGCGGGCGACACGTACCACCTCATCCGTGCGGGCTTAGCTGGAGACGACCGCCGCGACATCCCCGCCACCGTTCGCGATCACCCCCGCGTCTTCGCCACTCTGACGGCACCCTCGTTCGGCGCAGTCCACAACCGGCCCGACCGGGGCGTCTGCCGCTGCGGCACTCGACACCCGGCCGAGGATCCCGCGCTCGGCACCGCCCTCGATCCGAGCACGTACGACTACGCGGGCGCCGTGCTGTTCAACAACCATGCTGGGCAACTCTGGCAGCGCTTCACCAACCGGCTCCGCCGGGAGGTCGCCGCCCGCGCCGGCATCACGCAACGGGAGCTGAAAGAGTGCGCCCGGCTGTCGTACGGCAAGGTCGCGGAGTTCCAGAAGCGGGGCGCGGTCCACTTCCATGCCGTGATCCGCCTCGACGGACCGGAGGGCCCCGAAACCCCGCCGCCGGCCTGGGCCACGGTCAACCTCCTCACCGGCGCGATCCGGGCCGCCGCCGCACACTCCTATACGTCGGTCTCCGTCCCCGCCGCCGACGAGGAACCCGCCCGTACCTTTCGCTGGGGCACCCAGCTCGACGTACGGCCCATCAAGGCGTTCGGGGACGGCTCGGAGATCACCGAACAGGCTGTCGCCTCCTACGTCGCCAAGTACGCCACCAAAGCCGCGGAGAACACCGGCACCCTCGACCGGCGCATCGGCGAACTCGCCGAACTCGACCGCCACCAGGTCCCGGACCACACCCGGCGCCTCATCAAGGCCTGCAAGGAACTTGACCCGCTGTATCCGGACCGGCGGCTGTGGGCCTGGGCGCACATGCTCGGCTTCCGCGGCCACTTCTCCTCCAAGTCACGCCGCTACTCCACCACCCTCGGCGCCCTCCGTCAGGCACGCGCCGACTACCGCGCCGCCCAGGAACACGCCGCCCTCGGCCTGGACGACACCGAGCCGGACACCGTCCTGGTCCTGGCTGACTGGCAGTACGCCGGCCACGGCCACACCCCCGGCGAATCCGCCCTCGCCGCCACCATCGCCCGCGACCTCCAACTCAACCGCGAAACCGCCCGCGAGGCCTTGCTCGGCGAAGGGAGCACGACATGA
- a CDS encoding AlpA family transcriptional regulator codes for MTTATRSRTMLTLAEVCEELAISRSTFYDWRAKRRAPRCIKLPNGDLRIRRSDLEHWLDDREDAA; via the coding sequence ATGACCACGGCCACCCGATCGCGCACCATGCTCACCCTCGCGGAGGTCTGCGAGGAACTGGCCATCTCGCGCTCGACCTTCTACGACTGGCGGGCGAAGCGCCGTGCCCCGCGTTGCATCAAGCTCCCGAACGGCGACCTCAGGATCCGGCGGAGCGACCTCGAACACTGGCTCGACGACCGTGAGGACGCCGCCTGA